A stretch of Flavobacterium sp. N2270 DNA encodes these proteins:
- the dnaE gene encoding DNA polymerase III subunit alpha, with amino-acid sequence MYLIFDTETTGLPRSWSAPITDTDNWPRCIQIAWQLHDEMGNLIDHEDYLVKPEGFNIPYDAERIHGISTELAMEQGIALSEVLEKFNIALSKTKFIVGQNLGFDVNIMGCEFHRMNVQSKMNEIPVLDTCTEVTASLLQLPGGRGGKFKLPTLTELHEYLFNVPFSEAHNATADVEATTRCFLELIKREVFTKEELDVTPDYFTRFKEHNPKEIQLIGLKHINLKAASEQIRKKLQKAEQENAQASISDSDIEDLKEAKFAHLHNHTQFSVLQSTIGIPDLVSAAAKNKMNAVAMTDTANMMGAFHFVSAVMNHNKAAKAKIEAAIENGEEPTDNEIKPIVGCEYNICENHLDKTKKDNGYQVVLLAKNKKGYHNLAKMSSIAFTEGFYYVPRIDRNVIEKYKEDIMVLSGNLYGEIPSKILNIGENQAEEALIWWKEQFGDDFYLEIMRHNQEDENRVNKTLIEFSQKHNIKLVATNNTYYVNKEDANAHDILLCVKDGEKQATPIGRGRGYRYGLPNQEYYFKSQEEMKKLFADLPDAITNIQEIVNKVEVYSLYRDVLLPKYDIPNEFLDAEDEKDGGVRGENAYLKHLTFEGAKRRYGEITLEIQERVDFELLTISNSGYPGYFLIVQDFIAEARKMDVSVGPGRGSAAGSVVAYCLGITNIDPIKYDLLFERFLNPDRVSMPDIDIDFDDEGRGRVMDYVINKYGANQVAQIITYGKMATKSAIRDTARVLDLPLFEADRIAKLIPGMMPSKWNLARFIAEDESEVKKALRSEEFEKVQELIAIANGEDLAGETIQQAKILEGSLRNTGVHACGVIITPSDITNFVPVTTAKDSDLYLTQFDNSVAESAGLLKMDFLGLKTLTLIKDTVKLVKYRNGITLDPDTFPIDDQKTYELFQRGETVGIFQYESPGMQKYMKELKPTVFGDLIAMNALYRPGPLEYIPSFVKRKNGEEEIKYDLDACEEYLKETYGITVYQEQVMLLSQKLADFTKGEADVLRKAMGKKQKDVLDKMKPKFVEQASAKGHDATILEKIWKDWEAFASYAFNKSHSTCYAWIAYQTAYLKAHYPAEYMAAVLSNNMNDIKQVSFFMEECKRMGLQVLGPDVNESYYKFTVNENYAVRFGMGAIKGVGANAVDTIVQNRKDGKYKSIFDVAKKIDLRAANKKAFESLALAGGFDGFGDTHRAQYFHDEGDGITFLEKAVKYGAKFQENENSSQVSLFGDASEVQIPEPIVPPCEEWNTMEKLAKEKEVVGIYISGHPLDDYKYEMKYFCNTKLEQLKDLNSLVGKNVSIGGIITKIEHRVSKNGKGWAMFTLEGYDESYDFRIFGEEYLKFRHFLIQNNFTFMKVIVKEGWTNAEGKKGDPRMQFVAVQYLQDVLTTFAKKLILQFNITDLSENLIHALQDLFSRAKGDNQVTMEVMELQKVKRMVASEVVVESEEDEVLDNDDESTENAVLETEIEEIQVVTKLVMPSRKLKIKISNELLQELENMQINFKLN; translated from the coding sequence ATGTATTTAATTTTTGATACCGAAACCACCGGATTACCTCGTAGTTGGTCTGCTCCAATAACAGATACAGATAATTGGCCAAGATGTATACAAATTGCATGGCAATTGCATGACGAAATGGGTAATCTTATTGATCATGAAGATTATTTGGTAAAGCCAGAAGGTTTTAATATTCCTTATGATGCAGAACGTATTCATGGTATTTCTACTGAATTGGCTATGGAGCAAGGGATTGCATTGAGTGAAGTTCTTGAAAAATTCAACATAGCATTGTCTAAAACGAAGTTTATTGTTGGTCAAAATCTAGGATTTGATGTCAATATTATGGGTTGTGAGTTTCATAGAATGAATGTACAGTCCAAAATGAATGAAATTCCGGTTTTAGATACTTGTACCGAAGTTACAGCTTCATTATTACAACTTCCTGGAGGTAGAGGAGGTAAATTTAAATTACCAACGTTAACGGAATTACACGAATATTTATTCAATGTGCCTTTTTCAGAGGCGCATAATGCAACTGCCGATGTTGAGGCAACTACTCGTTGTTTTTTAGAGCTGATTAAACGTGAAGTTTTTACCAAGGAAGAACTTGATGTAACGCCTGATTATTTCACTCGATTTAAAGAACATAATCCAAAAGAAATTCAACTTATTGGATTAAAACACATCAACTTAAAAGCAGCTTCTGAGCAAATCAGAAAAAAGTTGCAAAAAGCTGAGCAAGAAAATGCACAAGCTTCTATTTCAGATTCTGATATTGAAGATTTGAAAGAAGCAAAGTTTGCGCATCTTCATAATCACACACAATTTTCTGTACTGCAATCTACTATTGGAATTCCTGATTTGGTTTCTGCTGCAGCAAAAAACAAAATGAATGCAGTTGCAATGACAGATACTGCTAATATGATGGGAGCTTTTCATTTCGTAAGTGCAGTCATGAATCATAATAAAGCTGCAAAAGCTAAGATTGAAGCTGCAATAGAAAATGGCGAAGAACCAACCGATAATGAAATAAAACCTATTGTAGGTTGTGAATATAATATTTGTGAAAATCATTTAGACAAAACTAAGAAGGACAATGGTTACCAAGTTGTTTTATTAGCAAAAAATAAAAAAGGGTATCATAACTTGGCAAAGATGTCTTCTATAGCTTTTACAGAAGGATTTTATTATGTGCCAAGAATTGATAGAAATGTAATTGAAAAATATAAAGAAGACATCATGGTTTTGTCTGGGAATTTATACGGAGAAATTCCAAGTAAAATTCTTAATATTGGAGAAAACCAAGCTGAGGAAGCATTAATTTGGTGGAAAGAACAATTTGGAGATGATTTTTACCTCGAAATTATGCGCCATAATCAAGAAGATGAAAATCGTGTTAATAAAACATTGATTGAGTTTTCTCAAAAGCATAATATAAAGTTGGTTGCAACTAACAATACCTATTATGTAAATAAAGAAGATGCTAATGCGCACGACATTTTATTGTGTGTAAAAGATGGCGAAAAACAAGCAACGCCTATAGGTAGAGGTAGAGGTTATCGATACGGATTACCAAATCAAGAATATTATTTCAAGTCGCAAGAAGAGATGAAAAAGCTTTTTGCTGATTTACCAGATGCAATTACTAACATTCAAGAAATTGTAAATAAAGTAGAGGTTTATTCTCTTTACAGAGATGTATTACTTCCAAAATATGATATTCCAAATGAGTTTTTAGATGCGGAAGATGAAAAAGACGGAGGAGTAAGGGGTGAAAACGCATATTTAAAACATTTAACTTTTGAAGGGGCAAAAAGAAGATACGGTGAAATAACTCTTGAAATACAAGAACGAGTAGATTTTGAATTATTAACCATTTCCAATTCAGGTTATCCGGGTTATTTTTTAATTGTACAAGATTTCATTGCAGAAGCCAGAAAGATGGATGTTTCTGTTGGTCCAGGTCGTGGTTCTGCTGCGGGTTCTGTAGTAGCTTATTGCTTAGGAATTACAAATATCGATCCTATTAAGTACGATTTACTTTTTGAGCGTTTCCTTAATCCTGATCGTGTGTCGATGCCCGATATTGATATTGATTTTGATGATGAAGGTCGTGGCCGCGTAATGGATTATGTAATTAATAAATATGGAGCTAATCAAGTTGCTCAAATCATTACTTACGGTAAAATGGCAACGAAATCAGCTATTCGAGATACAGCTCGTGTTTTAGATTTGCCATTATTTGAAGCCGATAGAATCGCAAAATTAATTCCAGGAATGATGCCTTCAAAATGGAATTTGGCACGTTTTATTGCAGAAGATGAATCTGAAGTTAAGAAAGCATTGCGTTCTGAAGAGTTTGAGAAAGTACAAGAATTAATTGCTATTGCAAATGGTGAAGATTTGGCAGGAGAAACCATTCAGCAAGCAAAAATATTAGAAGGCTCTTTACGAAATACAGGAGTTCATGCTTGTGGAGTAATCATAACACCTTCAGATATTACTAATTTCGTTCCGGTTACTACCGCAAAAGATTCTGATTTGTACCTTACCCAATTTGACAACTCGGTAGCGGAAAGCGCAGGTTTGTTAAAAATGGACTTTTTAGGTTTAAAAACCTTAACCTTAATTAAGGATACGGTTAAACTTGTTAAGTACAGAAACGGAATTACTTTAGATCCTGATACTTTTCCTATTGACGACCAAAAAACGTATGAATTATTCCAAAGAGGTGAAACGGTTGGTATTTTCCAATATGAATCTCCTGGAATGCAAAAATACATGAAAGAATTAAAGCCAACAGTTTTTGGAGATTTAATTGCAATGAATGCATTATATCGTCCTGGGCCATTGGAATATATACCATCATTCGTAAAGCGTAAAAATGGTGAAGAAGAAATAAAATACGATTTAGATGCTTGTGAAGAGTATTTAAAAGAGACTTATGGAATTACTGTTTATCAAGAGCAAGTAATGCTTCTTTCTCAAAAGTTGGCTGATTTTACAAAAGGTGAGGCAGATGTATTGCGTAAGGCAATGGGTAAAAAGCAAAAAGATGTTCTTGATAAAATGAAACCTAAGTTTGTAGAACAGGCTTCTGCAAAAGGGCATGATGCTACAATTCTAGAAAAAATTTGGAAAGATTGGGAAGCATTTGCAAGTTATGCCTTCAATAAATCACATTCTACTTGTTATGCTTGGATTGCTTATCAAACCGCTTATTTAAAAGCGCACTATCCTGCTGAGTATATGGCTGCTGTACTTTCGAATAATATGAATGATATTAAGCAAGTTTCTTTCTTTATGGAAGAATGTAAACGAATGGGGTTGCAGGTTTTAGGCCCAGATGTAAATGAATCGTATTATAAATTTACGGTTAATGAAAACTATGCAGTTCGTTTTGGAATGGGTGCTATAAAAGGAGTAGGAGCTAATGCTGTTGATACAATAGTTCAAAATAGAAAAGACGGAAAATACAAATCTATTTTTGATGTGGCTAAGAAAATTGATTTAAGAGCAGCCAATAAAAAAGCATTTGAAAGTTTGGCTTTAGCTGGAGGCTTTGATGGTTTTGGGGATACACATAGAGCGCAATATTTTCATGATGAAGGCGATGGAATTACTTTCTTAGAAAAAGCAGTTAAGTACGGTGCTAAGTTTCAGGAAAATGAAAATTCATCACAAGTAAGTTTGTTTGGTGATGCTTCTGAGGTGCAAATTCCAGAACCAATTGTTCCGCCTTGTGAAGAGTGGAATACCATGGAAAAATTAGCCAAAGAAAAAGAAGTAGTTGGTATTTATATTTCGGGCCATCCGCTTGACGATTATAAATACGAAATGAAATATTTCTGCAATACTAAATTGGAACAATTAAAAGATTTAAATTCTTTGGTTGGTAAAAATGTTAGTATTGGTGGAATCATTACAAAAATTGAGCACAGAGTTTCTAAAAACGGCAAAGGATGGGCTATGTTTACTTTAGAAGGCTATGATGAAAGTTATGATTTTAGAATATTTGGAGAAGAGTATTTAAAGTTTCGTCATTTCCTAATTCAGAATAATTTTACATTTATGAAAGTAATTGTAAAAGAAGGATGGACAAATGCGGAAGGTAAAAAAGGTGATCCAAGAATGCAATTTGTTGCAGTACAATATTTGCAAGATGTTTTAACCACATTTGCTAAAAAATTAATTCTTCAATTTAATATTACCGATTTATCGGAAAACTTAATTCACGCGCTTCAAGATTTGTTTTCAAGAGCAAAAGGTGATAATCAAGTTACTATGGAAGTAATGGAATTACAAAAAGTAAAACGTATGGTTGCTAGTGAGGTGGTAGTAGAAAGTGAAGAAGATGAAGTTTTAGACAATGATGATGAATCAACTGAAAATGCTGTTTTAGAAACGGAAATTGAAGAAATTCAAGTGGTAACGAAGTTGGTAATGCCAAGTAGAAAGTTGAAAATTAAAATTTCAAATGAATTGCTTCAAGAACTAGAAAACATGCAAATTAATTTTAAATTGAATTAA
- the rimM gene encoding ribosome maturation factor RimM (Essential for efficient processing of 16S rRNA), whose protein sequence is MRIDECFYLGKIAKKFSFKGEVLAFLDTDEPEIYENLESVFVELNKTLVPFFIEKSHIHKSKFLRIKFEDFTCEEDADAIMNCHLYLPLSFLPKLEGNKFYYHEVEGFTVQDTRLGDIGVIQRINDSNAQPLFEILKGKTEILVPLIDHFIVKIDRENKTIYLNTPEGLVDLYLG, encoded by the coding sequence ATGCGTATAGATGAATGCTTTTATTTAGGCAAAATTGCAAAAAAATTTAGTTTTAAGGGCGAAGTACTAGCTTTTTTAGATACTGACGAACCCGAAATTTATGAAAATTTGGAATCAGTTTTTGTTGAATTAAACAAAACACTGGTTCCATTTTTTATTGAAAAAAGTCATATTCACAAAAGCAAATTCTTAAGAATTAAATTTGAAGACTTTACATGTGAAGAAGATGCAGATGCAATTATGAATTGCCACTTATATCTCCCTCTTTCTTTTTTACCTAAACTTGAAGGTAACAAGTTTTATTATCATGAAGTTGAAGGCTTTACCGTTCAAGATACTCGTCTAGGAGATATTGGTGTCATTCAACGTATTAACGACAGTAACGCTCAACCTTTATTTGAAATTTTAAAAGGAAAAACAGAGATATTAGTACCCTTAATTGATCATTTTATTGTTAAAATAGATCGAGAAAATAAAACAATTTACCTTAACACACCTGAAGGACTCGTTGATTTATACTTAGGTTAA
- a CDS encoding glycosyltransferase family 2 protein, producing the protein MIAVVFILLIVYVFTIATLVFGFTKLKQIDSEILVPKTTFSIVVPFRNEAENLPQLLHSISKLNYPKELFEVILVDDESEDEFRLLDSARSDMNITIIKNIRKSNSPKKDAIETAIEIAENDWIITTDADCLVQKEWLLTFDNYVQSTNKKMVAAGVTYLPKKGFLSAFQALDFMSLQGATIGSFGIGKPFMCNGANFAYSKAFFQELNGFEGNENIASGDDVFLLQKAILKEPKSVGFLYDSKSIVATQTVNTWEKLFMQRVRWAAKSTGYSSVFGKTLALIVFVTNLFWVLGFGFWVLGTLDQNYFMLFIGSKFLIDLILLQKTASFFKTKLNWILASSLLYPFFSSSVALYSLFGKYEWKDRTFKK; encoded by the coding sequence ATGATAGCTGTTGTTTTTATACTATTAATTGTTTACGTTTTTACTATAGCGACTTTAGTGTTTGGTTTTACCAAATTGAAGCAAATTGATTCCGAAATTTTGGTCCCTAAAACTACTTTTTCAATTGTTGTTCCTTTTCGAAATGAAGCTGAAAATTTACCCCAATTATTACATTCTATTTCGAAATTGAATTACCCTAAGGAATTATTTGAAGTTATTTTAGTGGATGATGAATCGGAAGATGAATTTAGACTTCTCGACTCCGCTCGAAGTGACATGAACATAACAATTATAAAGAATATTCGAAAAAGTAATTCTCCAAAGAAAGATGCAATAGAAACTGCGATTGAAATTGCTGAAAATGATTGGATAATTACCACTGATGCCGATTGTTTAGTTCAAAAAGAGTGGTTGCTTACTTTTGATAATTACGTTCAATCTACCAATAAAAAAATGGTTGCAGCAGGCGTAACTTATTTACCCAAAAAAGGCTTTTTATCTGCTTTTCAAGCCTTAGACTTTATGAGTTTACAAGGTGCGACTATTGGAAGTTTTGGAATTGGGAAACCGTTTATGTGTAATGGCGCCAATTTTGCTTATTCAAAAGCATTTTTTCAAGAATTAAACGGTTTTGAAGGAAATGAAAATATAGCAAGTGGCGACGATGTTTTCTTATTACAAAAAGCGATTTTAAAAGAACCAAAGTCTGTTGGTTTCTTATATGATTCTAAAAGTATAGTTGCTACACAGACGGTTAACACTTGGGAAAAACTTTTTATGCAGCGCGTTCGTTGGGCTGCAAAAAGCACAGGTTATTCTTCTGTTTTCGGAAAAACACTTGCTCTAATTGTTTTTGTTACAAATTTGTTTTGGGTTTTGGGTTTTGGGTTTTGGGTGTTAGGCACGCTAGACCAAAACTATTTTATGCTTTTTATAGGAAGTAAGTTTTTGATTGATTTGATTCTTCTACAAAAAACGGCGAGTTTTTTTAAAACAAAACTGAATTGGATATTAGCAAGTTCTCTTTTATATCCGTTTTTTAGTTCTTCAGTTGCTTTGTATTCTTTATTTGGAAAATATGAATGGAAAGATAGAACTTTTAAGAAATAA
- a CDS encoding DUF456 domain-containing protein yields the protein MEYFLLITGFCFMIIGILGSFLPVLPGPPISWAGLLLLYLTKGIEINYWVLGITLFIALFVAILDYIIPAKGTKRFGGSKYGIWGTNIGLIIGLFFPPIGFIIGAFVGAFIGELVYDKKDQNRALKAATGSFLGFLAGTFIKLVVCFAYLGLFVSLVWENWDVWF from the coding sequence ATGGAATACTTTTTATTAATAACCGGTTTTTGCTTTATGATTATTGGCATACTTGGTAGTTTTTTACCTGTTTTACCGGGACCGCCTATCAGTTGGGCTGGGTTATTGCTTTTATACCTTACAAAAGGAATAGAAATAAATTATTGGGTTTTAGGCATAACACTTTTTATAGCATTGTTCGTAGCCATTTTAGATTATATTATTCCTGCTAAAGGCACCAAACGATTTGGAGGAAGCAAATATGGTATTTGGGGAACCAACATTGGTTTAATAATTGGTTTATTCTTTCCGCCAATAGGATTTATTATTGGCGCGTTTGTTGGCGCTTTTATTGGAGAACTTGTTTACGACAAGAAAGATCAAAACAGAGCGTTAAAAGCCGCAACGGGTTCGTTTTTAGGATTCCTCGCCGGAACTTTTATAAAACTTGTGGTTTGTTTTGCTTATTTAGGCTTGTTTGTAAGTTTGGTTTGGGAAAATTGGGATGTTTGGTTCTAA
- a CDS encoding peroxiredoxin-like family protein → MKNIFKTVILLFSTVSFAQIADKAENVSPLLIGEKIPNVILHDADGKEVKTIDIFDKKTVLVVYRGGWCPYCNSQLADMQEIEKNIVALGYQVVAVSPDAPSFLKQTLDKKKLKYSLYSDSEGLFSQAVGIAFQREKPKLDKYSEGKNPGFLPVPTVYVLNDKQEIEFMYINPNYSTRLKGNVLLSILKAL, encoded by the coding sequence ATGAAAAATATTTTTAAAACCGTAATCCTTTTGTTTTCTACTGTTTCATTTGCGCAAATAGCAGATAAAGCAGAAAATGTAAGTCCGTTATTAATTGGAGAGAAAATCCCAAATGTTATCCTGCATGATGCCGATGGTAAAGAAGTAAAAACAATAGATATTTTTGATAAAAAAACAGTTCTTGTGGTGTATCGTGGCGGTTGGTGTCCCTATTGTAATTCACAATTGGCAGACATGCAAGAAATTGAAAAAAACATCGTTGCTTTAGGATATCAGGTGGTAGCTGTAAGTCCAGATGCGCCAAGTTTTCTAAAACAAACGTTAGATAAAAAAAAATTAAAGTATAGTTTGTATTCAGATAGTGAAGGCCTTTTTTCTCAAGCAGTTGGTATTGCATTTCAAAGAGAAAAGCCAAAATTAGATAAATACTCAGAAGGTAAAAACCCTGGTTTTCTTCCTGTTCCAACAGTTTATGTTTTAAATGACAAACAAGAAATTGAATTTATGTATATTAACCCAAATTATAGTACTCGTTTAAAAGGAAATGTATTATTATCAATTTTAAAAGCGCTGTAA
- the trxA gene encoding thioredoxin produces the protein MALAITDATFEEVVLKSDKPVVVDFWAAWCGPCRMVGPVIDEVSADYEGKAIVGKVDVDANQEFAAKYGVRNIPTVLIFQNGEVVGRQVGVAPKKTYTDAIDALL, from the coding sequence ATGGCATTAGCAATTACAGATGCTACTTTTGAAGAAGTAGTATTAAAATCAGATAAACCAGTAGTAGTAGATTTTTGGGCAGCTTGGTGTGGACCATGTAGAATGGTTGGGCCAGTTATCGACGAGGTTTCTGCAGACTATGAAGGAAAAGCAATAGTAGGAAAAGTTGACGTAGATGCAAACCAAGAATTTGCTGCAAAATACGGCGTTAGAAACATTCCTACGGTATTAATTTTCCAAAACGGAGAAGTAGTAGGTCGTCAAGTTGGAGTTGCTCCAAAGAAAACATATACAGATGCTATCGACGCATTATTGTAA
- a CDS encoding DUF58 domain-containing protein: MKIENQIQKISSFKHLELLAKQVVEGFISGMHKSPFHGFSAEFAEHKIYNPGESTKHIDWKLFAKTDRLYTKRYEEETNMRCHLIIDNSSSMHYPVLKSNQGFYESKIGFSVLASAVLMNLLKKQRDAVGLSVYSNEYEYYAPEKGSERHHRMLLDKLELVLENPKQSKNTDTVAYLHQIAEKIHRRSMVVLFTDMFQSANEEEIFKALQHLKHNKHKVIVFHVYDEKSELKLEYDGVPRKFIDVETGETVNLYTEQTKEIYEKEVNSFFKKIENNCMQYKIQYVPVAVGENFEKIMTTYLVEKQRFG; encoded by the coding sequence ATGAAGATTGAAAATCAAATTCAAAAAATATCTAGCTTTAAGCATCTTGAACTCTTGGCTAAACAAGTGGTTGAAGGTTTTATTTCCGGAATGCATAAAAGTCCTTTTCATGGTTTTTCTGCTGAGTTTGCCGAACATAAAATTTACAATCCTGGAGAAAGCACTAAGCATATCGATTGGAAATTATTTGCAAAAACTGACCGACTTTATACAAAACGCTATGAAGAAGAAACCAACATGCGTTGTCATTTAATTATTGACAACTCTTCTTCGATGCATTATCCGGTTTTAAAGTCAAATCAAGGTTTTTACGAAAGCAAAATAGGGTTTTCGGTGTTGGCTTCTGCAGTTTTAATGAATTTGCTTAAAAAACAACGTGATGCTGTTGGTTTAAGTGTTTATTCAAACGAATATGAATATTACGCACCAGAAAAAGGAAGCGAACGCCATCATCGCATGCTTTTAGATAAATTAGAATTGGTTTTAGAGAACCCAAAACAATCAAAAAACACAGATACGGTTGCGTATTTACACCAAATTGCCGAAAAAATTCATCGTCGTTCCATGGTGGTTTTGTTTACAGATATGTTTCAAAGTGCTAACGAAGAAGAAATTTTCAAAGCACTTCAACATTTAAAACATAACAAACATAAAGTAATTGTATTTCATGTTTATGATGAAAAATCAGAACTTAAATTAGAATATGACGGTGTTCCAAGAAAGTTTATTGATGTTGAAACAGGCGAAACGGTTAATTTATACACAGAGCAAACCAAAGAAATTTATGAAAAAGAAGTAAATTCTTTCTTTAAGAAAATAGAAAACAATTGCATGCAGTATAAAATTCAGTACGTTCCTGTTGCAGTAGGTGAAAATTTTGAAAAAATTATGACAACATATTTAGTTGAAAAACAAAGGTTTGGCTAA
- a CDS encoding tRNA1(Val) (adenine(37)-N6)-methyltransferase yields MSFYFKQFTIHQDRCAMKIGTDAVLLGAWSPIPKNIFSVLDIGSGTGVLSLMLAQRTLAEQIDAIEIDEEAYEQCVQNFENSNWGDRLFCYHAGLDEFVQEMEDESYDLIISNPPFYTDEYKSDTEKRNVARFQDALPFEELIDSAANLLNEFGVFSVIIPCKEEEKFIQIAKQFHLHPFKITRVKGTPNSELKRSLLAFTWDEQITIEDELIIEVTRHQYTQEYIQLTKEFYLKL; encoded by the coding sequence ATGTCGTTTTATTTCAAACAATTTACCATACATCAGGATCGTTGCGCTATGAAAATTGGCACCGATGCCGTTTTACTTGGAGCATGGTCACCAATTCCCAAAAACATTTTTAGTGTTTTAGATATTGGTTCTGGTACAGGAGTACTCTCTTTAATGCTTGCTCAAAGAACTTTAGCTGAGCAAATTGACGCTATTGAAATCGACGAAGAGGCATATGAACAATGTGTACAAAATTTTGAAAACAGCAACTGGGGCGACCGTCTATTTTGCTACCACGCAGGTTTAGATGAGTTTGTTCAGGAAATGGAAGATGAATCATATGATTTAATTATTTCAAACCCTCCATTTTATACTGATGAATACAAATCAGATACAGAAAAAAGAAATGTAGCACGATTTCAAGACGCATTACCTTTTGAAGAATTAATAGATAGTGCTGCAAACTTATTAAATGAATTTGGTGTTTTTTCAGTAATTATACCTTGCAAAGAAGAAGAAAAATTCATTCAAATAGCAAAACAATTTCACTTACACCCTTTTAAAATAACTAGAGTTAAAGGTACACCTAATTCAGAATTAAAAAGAAGTTTACTAGCCTTTACATGGGACGAACAAATTACAATTGAAGACGAATTAATTATTGAAGTTACAAGACATCAATACACTCAAGAATATATTCAATTAACAAAAGAATTCTACTTAAAATTGTAA
- a CDS encoding 30S ribosomal protein S16, translating into MSVKIRLQRHGKKGKPFYWIVAADARSKRDGKFLDKIGTYNPNTNPATIDLNVDSAVQWLHNGAQPTDTARAILSYKGALLKHHLDGGVRKGALTQEQADAKFTKWVEEKAGKVDSKKDGLSKAQADAKAKALKAEEEANEKRKAAQAEALKAEEVAETATEEAPAVEENNEETEA; encoded by the coding sequence ATGTCAGTAAAAATTAGATTACAAAGACACGGTAAAAAAGGGAAACCTTTTTACTGGATCGTAGCAGCTGATGCACGTTCAAAAAGAGATGGTAAATTCTTAGACAAGATAGGAACTTACAATCCAAACACAAACCCTGCAACTATTGACTTAAATGTTGATAGCGCTGTTCAATGGTTACACAATGGTGCTCAACCAACTGATACAGCAAGAGCTATTCTTTCTTATAAAGGTGCTTTATTGAAACACCATTTAGATGGTGGAGTAAGAAAAGGTGCTTTAACGCAAGAGCAAGCAGATGCGAAATTCACTAAATGGGTTGAAGAAAAAGCTGGAAAAGTTGATTCTAAAAAAGACGGATTAAGCAAAGCGCAAGCAGATGCTAAAGCCAAAGCTTTAAAAGCTGAAGAAGAAGCGAATGAAAAGCGTAAAGCAGCTCAAGCTGAAGCTTTAAAAGCTGAAGAAGTTGCTGAAACAGCTACAGAAGAAGCTCCAGCAGTTGAAGAAAACAACGAAGAAACAGAAGCTTAA
- a CDS encoding DUF6252 family protein: protein MKNILYLFLTTLILSSCTNDIETNTPAFQAKFNDATWRAKDARVSLDTDGSFVITAYTQYETVVLRASAAEIGTYVLGTTNQDNYVSYDFDGEGIVSSYDTSLNAGPAYKISNIVNSGTGYTNSNNSQTVPVTGSGSGLKLAIVTNPNGNITEVSIVSRGNGYVAGDVVSVIGGDNNATVRILNVQQSNGEIVIEKIENGTFTGTFKFNAVNSDGEVVTFSDGVFYKVSGAGL, encoded by the coding sequence ATGAAAAACATACTTTATTTATTTCTTACTACGCTAATTTTGTCAAGTTGTACAAACGATATTGAAACAAATACTCCAGCATTTCAAGCGAAGTTTAATGACGCTACTTGGAGAGCAAAAGACGCAAGGGTTTCTTTGGATACGGATGGTAGTTTTGTTATTACGGCTTACACTCAATATGAAACTGTAGTATTGAGGGCTTCTGCAGCTGAAATTGGTACTTATGTTTTAGGTACAACAAATCAAGATAATTATGTTTCTTATGATTTTGATGGTGAAGGAATTGTTTCGAGTTATGATACCTCGTTGAATGCCGGCCCTGCATATAAAATTTCTAATATTGTTAATTCAGGAACAGGTTATACAAATTCAAATAATTCTCAAACTGTACCTGTTACAGGTTCAGGTTCAGGATTAAAGCTTGCTATTGTAACTAATCCAAATGGAAATATAACTGAAGTATCTATTGTTTCTAGAGGGAATGGTTATGTTGCAGGCGATGTAGTAAGCGTTATAGGAGGAGATAATAATGCAACAGTTAGAATTTTAAATGTGCAACAAAGTAATGGTGAAATCGTTATTGAAAAAATTGAAAACGGTACTTTTACAGGAACATTTAAATTCAATGCAGTAAATTCTGACGGGGAAGTTGTTACCTTTTCAGATGGAGTTTTTTATAAAGTAAGTGGAGCTGGTTTGTAA